The window AGGGCAAGCACCGTACTGCTTGCTTCTCCTGGCGTCACCTCCGCAATATGAAACTCGCCGAGCAAAAGATCTTCGTCGCCCGTAAGCGGTTGAGTTGGTTGTCGCACGACGAAGAGTGATTCCCCTTGCACCAGGCCATTTTTCTCGGCCTGGGCGGCTTCCCAGGTAAACAGGTTCTGGGCTTGGTCGAATCCGACGTACCGCCAGCCTTCGCTGATCGCTTGAGTGTTTACCGGCCGGGCGTCGTATGGCCAGCAGGTGTAAAAGAAGAGGGCACAGAAGGTGACCAGGCAAATTCCTTGTACCAGCCGCCGCACTGGCGAGGCCAACCAAGAAGGGCCGATTGCACGTAGCCAACGACGAAGCGGCCCACGCTTTTTCTTCGCCCAATCCGATTGCCAACCCTTGGGAACGAGAACGCGAAACAGTTGACCGCAGAGCGATGACGCTGCTGGTGTGCTGGTAGCCTGACGACGTAGCATCGGTACGTACCAATCAAGCCGCAGTATGGCGGTGGTGCGACGATCGAAAGCGGTAAGCAGCGCGATCAGGGACATCGCGGTTAGTGTGCCCAGAATGGTCCAGCAGAACGCCGGATGCTTTTGCGCCCAGGCCTGCCAGCTTGATGTGGGCGGCTCCTCTGGGTGTGTTAGCACCACGCCAAGCACCACCACGAAGGCCCCCAGGGCAATCGCTAAAGCGAGAGGTTTCCAGCGGGTGAGGTGCTTCTTCATGCTGGGGATCGGCTTTACGAAAGTCGGTTACGTATTGCTGACGAAAGTTTGAAAGCAAAGGAAGAGGTTCTTTTCACGAGCACTATTTCGCCCCTTGCGCCAGTGCTTTGGCTGTCGCGTTGACGATGGCCTGGGAAGTGATCGTGGCGCCGCTGGTTCCGTCGATGTTGCGATAACTTTGCTGCTCGACAATCTGCTGAGGTGTGTCGGTTAAGGCAGCGTAGAACTGTTTTTCCCGATGCTTGGTAACTTTGACCTGCGTGATGCGGGCATTGTTGACGGTGACTTCGACTTCCAGCGGGCCGTTATAACCGGTGGCCGATTGGCGATACTTGCCGTCCGCCACTTTGCTGACGTCGGCTTGGTCGAACAACCGAATCGCTTCAATCGCCTCCGCCGCGCGGCCTTTATAGCGAGAGAGATATTCCTGGTTGCGAGCCTGGTTTTTGTCGAGCACTTTCTGATAGTAGGCGATCGCCTCGTCTAGCCGACCTGCTGCGCGAAGCGCGTCGCCAGCGTTGAGCCAGGCTTCGTTGAACAGCGATGTCTTTTCAAACGATTGCGTCACGGCCAAGGCCTTGTCGACCTCGCCCATGTCGCCGTACAGCTTGATCGCACTGATATGCAGCCGATTTCCCGCGAGTGCTTGCATGGCCAGCGATTTGCTGCCTAAACGCCAGTAACATTCGCACAAATGAATGCCGGGTTCGGTGGTTGGTTGGGCATCGGCTTGTTGCAGCCAATAAGCGGCCCGTTCATAATCTTGCAGCAATTGGAAGTACATGACGCCCAGTTTTTCCTTGTCGCGCTGCAGCAAATCAGGCTCGTTTTGGTGCAAATCAAGGCAGTGGTAAACCAACTTGATCCCTGGCCGCCAGCGCGAAACGTTGGGATTGACGCGGCCCCAAATGTATTGGCCAATGTTCTTTGACTCGTCCCAAGGTCCGCCCGGATTTTTTGGCCAAGTCATATCTAGAGTCGCGGGATGATTCATTTCGGTGGTGGCTAACCAATCTGGCACGCTGGCCCCAATGGTATCGATTCGCTGCTGCACCTTTTCCGCTGTGCGGACAACTCGCGCAGTGGCTGCCGCTTCTTTCTCCGTAAGTACGAACCGTTTGCCTTTCAGTGTTACAGCGTGAACCTTGGCGTATGCGATGGTCTGGGTAACTTCCTTACCAGCGATCTTGAACTTGAAGTCGAACTCTTGGTTCGGTTTGCGGATTTCGAGAATCTCTCCCTGCACCTCCGTCCCGTTCAGAAACTCGACCAAATCTTCTGCGACGGAAAGCGACGACCAGAAAAAGACCAGGCTCAGGCTGATGGCCAAGCAAAAAAACAAATTGTTCTTGGTGGGGACAAGCATCATTCGTCTTCGGTAGAAAGGCGGGCGGAAAAGAGGCGAATAAGTAGCGACGTGAGGGGCGATTCGGTTATAAATCAATTGAGCAAGCTTCGCTCTCACCGATCGAAACCAGCGCGGCTATAACCGAGAACCTGATTTACTGAATGCCGGCACAGCATTCAGTAAATCAGGTCACTCGCCAGCCGGATTTTACCAGCCAGCGCAGGCGATTCAATGAGCAAACGTTCCCCTCCCCCTCTGCAGCGGATGAAATGAATGCGTCTTCGCTGCCATTTGCCTGCTTCACTCCTTATTCTTATTGAAAGAAGATCATGCGTCGTCACTCTGTTTGGCTGTTTACCGGTTGGTTTCTGCTGTTAGCGTTGGCAGGAAACGTGGTTGCCCAAGAGACCGCGCCGCCCCAGCATCAGGAAGTGATCTATGGCCACAAAGATGGCCTGGCGATGACGTTTGATGTTTTTCAGCCCGATGAAAAGCCCAATGGTGCAGCGGTTGTTTTTATTGTCAGCGGTGGTTGGTTCTCGAAATG of the Bremerella cremea genome contains:
- a CDS encoding FMN-binding protein, with the translated sequence MMLVPTKNNLFFCLAISLSLVFFWSSLSVAEDLVEFLNGTEVQGEILEIRKPNQEFDFKFKIAGKEVTQTIAYAKVHAVTLKGKRFVLTEKEAAATARVVRTAEKVQQRIDTIGASVPDWLATTEMNHPATLDMTWPKNPGGPWDESKNIGQYIWGRVNPNVSRWRPGIKLVYHCLDLHQNEPDLLQRDKEKLGVMYFQLLQDYERAAYWLQQADAQPTTEPGIHLCECYWRLGSKSLAMQALAGNRLHISAIKLYGDMGEVDKALAVTQSFEKTSLFNEAWLNAGDALRAAGRLDEAIAYYQKVLDKNQARNQEYLSRYKGRAAEAIEAIRLFDQADVSKVADGKYRQSATGYNGPLEVEVTVNNARITQVKVTKHREKQFYAALTDTPQQIVEQQSYRNIDGTSGATITSQAIVNATAKALAQGAK